A window of Kribbella voronezhensis genomic DNA:
TACTCGCTGGAAAGCCATCTCACCCTGTCGTCGAAACGCAGGAACGACGGTCCGTCGTTCATCAGTTTGAACCACTCTGTCATCTCACGCCCGGTGCACTGGGGCACCTTCTCCACCAGACGTTGGTGCGTCTCCTCGGAGTGGTTCAAGCCCATCTTCGCCTCCCGTCAGCGGGGTATCGCGTAGTTATCGACTGTGCACCAC
This region includes:
- a CDS encoding DUF4287 domain-containing protein, whose protein sequence is MGLNHSEETHQRLVEKVPQCTGREMTEWFKLMNDGPSFLRFDDRVRWLSSEYALAHGHATAIVHEYDLVKAHRRMG